A stretch of Cucumis sativus cultivar 9930 chromosome 2, Cucumber_9930_V3, whole genome shotgun sequence DNA encodes these proteins:
- the LOC101203978 gene encoding uncharacterized protein LOC101203978 — protein sequence MGKNVICNGLMFKMLVGILTVIVCGVVEVGSLSKLKTKKMSSLRKQATKSIQSEDGDIIDCVSIYDQPAFDHPALRNHTIQMAPTYDPTMDKHSKKATAEEEGMGEKSSMGVKQPWRKSGSCPKETIPIRRIRKHVQLKANSVYSYGKKRPTPLLEIAQLSNSRSSHFLLKNHSKAILLAVGDNFNGAKGDIKVCNPNVEFDDEYSTSQVALLTGPYYNYEAIESGWAVNPGVYGDRQTRLFVYWTVDASHKTGCFDLTCPGFVQTSNEIALGSAIYPISTSTDLPFEITMFLFRDFETNNWWVQYGESINIGYWPSELFKALKYTAETVQWGGEVYSTKLGGPPHTGTGMGNGKFPDYISGDSGWVKRIRVRDNSMILKFPNFVEHYSDEYDCYDVDFIREYLDDPELYYGGPGKNWRCP from the exons AGGTTGGTTCACTTTCTAAACTTAAGACTAAGAAAATGAGCTCTCTTAGGAAGCAAGCAACTAAAAGCATTCAG AGCGAAGATGGCGACATTATTGATTGTGTTAGCATCTACGACCAGCCAGCTTTTGATCATCCTGCTCTCAGAAATCACACCATCCAg ATGGCACCTACTTATGATCCCACCATGGATAAGCATTCAAAGAAAGCAACAGCAGAAGAGGAAGGGATGGGGGAAAAGAGTTCAATGGGTGTGAAACAACCATGGAGGAAAAGTGGCAGTTGTCCTAAAGAAACAATACCGATTCGAAGGATCCGAAAACATGTCCAACTTAAAGCTAATTCAGTATATAGCTATGGAAAAAAGAGACCGACGCCTTTGCTCGAAATTGCTCAGCTTTCCAACAGCCGAAGTTCGCATTTTCTATTAAAGAATCATTCG AAGGCAATTCTGCTTGCTGTTGGAGACAACTTCAACGGAGCCAAGGGAGACATTAAAGTATGTAACCCCAACGTCGAATTTGATGATGAATACAGTACTTCCCAAGTGGCTCTATTAACCGGCCCTTACTATAACTACGAGGCCATCGAATCCGGATGGGCA GTAAATCCAGGTGTTTACGGGGATCGACAGACTCGACTGTTCGTGTATTGGACT GTTGATGCTTCCCATAAAACAGGTTGCTTTGATCTAACTTGCCCTGGTTTTGTTCAAACAAGTAATGAAATTGCTCTTGGTTCTGCTATTTATCCAATCTCAACTTCAACTGATCTTCCATTTGAAATAACTATGTTCCTTTTTAGA GATTTCGAGACCAATAATTGGTGGGTACAATATGGTGAAAGCATTAACATAGGTTATTGGCCTTCTGAGTTATTCAAAGCTCTAAAATATACTGCAGAAACAGTACAATGGGGAGGGGAAGTTTACAGCACAAAGTTGGGAGGACCTCCTCATACTGGAACAGGTATGGGCAATGGAAAGTTTCCTGACTACATTTCTGGTGATTCGGGTTGGGTAAAACGAATAAGAGTTCGAGACAACTCGATGATTTTGAAGTTTCCTAATTTTGTTGAACACTACTCCGATGAATATGATTGTTACGATGTCGATTTTATCCGAGAATATTTAGACGATCCTGAGCTATACTATGGAGGACCTGGTAAGAATTGGAGGTGTCCTTGA
- the LOC101203735 gene encoding protein EARLY FLOWERING 3 gives MKRGKDDEKTMEPMFPRLHVNDTEKGWPRAPPRNKMALYEQFTVPSKRSSPGVLPLKTNISSKPVAIPSSSQGTGADGNLRLPLNLSSPTSTSQVGNTQALPSGEVNENPPLVQPEQSRQTTEAEDEDDFMVPVYDQSRMGISGVQNSDHKEKLSSPGPKHSDCSTILQAGYEKGQNDLDLTSSSAHSRQVTNGNKVNEKSRVHPRKSTTNLLDRGNTDGLQKETNISKDQIFQDKSNTRFDKLQDSDVRLHRHSRSNIQLDESGCVVDVVEPTRFGEADSVPCSRVDTHSSLKNERLIVPVDNVENHVERTYSSMQVGNADKSDIVSENSMVDSLSGSEICPDDVVGIIGQKHFWKARRAIINQQRVFEVQVFELHRLIKVQRLIAGSPHLLLEDGVFLDNSSPSPLPAKKLRSDYTVKSHVQLQPSDDPKKPKHNVECSAENAVGKTSLPLEPINCQPSTNGPYSVNPQPTSVSSDNKLSSWYQTSAHHWLVPVMSPSEGLIYKPYPGPGFIYGGCGPYGPMAPMMNPSYGFPASVHQGIGALPTTPMVGGSFFPPYGMPVMNPGMSGFAVDQVNWYTGDPNQLSGGVAASNIQHQTSYDVSTQRDRDENQTVSRTAKSQAPKRSEVQVSTASSPVCSPTSKVQGNKVNRTAESHNVLSLFPVAQPLVEEGPQPSDSDQTRVIRVVPHNRRSANESAARIFQSIQNERKQYDSI, from the exons ATGAAGAGAGGAAAGGATGACGAGAAGACGATGGAACCTATGTTTCCTAGGCTCCATGTTAATGATACCGAGAAAGGTTGGCCAAGAGCCCCTCCAAGGAATAAGATGGCCCTCTATGAACAGTTCACTGTGCCATCCAAACGTTCGAGTCCCGGGGTTCTGCCTCTCAAGACAAACATCTCCAGTAAACCAGTTGCCATACCATCCTCAAGCCAG GGTACAGGAGCTGATGGAAATCTGCGCCTGCCATTAAATCTGTCTTCACCAACTTCTACTAGTCAGGTCGGAAATACTCAAGCTCTTCCATCTGGTGAAGTAAATGAGAATCCTCCATTGGTTCAGCCTGAGCAGAGTCGGCAGACAACAGAAgcagaagatgaagatgatttCATGGTACCAGTATATGACCAATCGAGGATGGGTATAAGTGGAGTTCAAAATAGTGACCACAAGGAAAAATTGTCTTCTCCTGGACCAAAACATTCTGATTGTTCTACAATTTTGCAAGCTGGTTATGAGAAAGGTCAAAATGATCTTGATCTTACATCCTCTAGTGCCCACTCGAGACAAGTAACAAATGGGAATAAGGTGAATGAAAAAAGTAGGGTCCATCCTAGAAAGTCCACAACAAATTTATTGGACAGAGGAAATACTGATGGACTCCAGAAAGAAACCAATATATCTAAagatcaaatatttcaagataAATCCAATACCAGATTTGACAAATTGCAAGATAGCGATGTTCGGCTACATCGACATTCAAGATCCAATATTCAATTGGATGAGAGTGGATGTGTCGTTGATGTAGTTGAGCCTACAAGATTTGGGGAGGCCGATAGCGTTCCCTGCTCAAGAGTGGACACTCATTCTTCACTAAAGAATGAGAGGTTGATTGTTCCTGTTGACAATGTTGAGAATCATGTAGAAAGGACTTATAGTTCCATGCAGGTGGGAAATGCGGACAAAAGTGACATTGTCTCTGAGAATTCAATGGTTGACTCACTTTCTGGCTCGGAAATCTGTCCGGATGACGTTGTAGGAATAATAGGTCAAAAACATTTCTGGAAAGCCAGAAGAGCAATTATCAA TCAACAGAGAGTGTTTGAGGTCCAAGTATTCGAGTTGCATAGACTTATCAAG GTCCAACGGTTAATTGCTGGATCACCTCATCTATTACTTGAAGATGGTGTCTTTCTGGACAATTCTTCTCCAAGCCCTCTTCCTGCAAAGAAACTTAGGTCAGACTACACTGTCAAATCACATGTGCAACTTCAGCCCAGTGATGACCCTAAGAAGCCAAAACACAATGTGGAATGTTCAGCAGAAAATGCTGTTGGGAAGACATCTCTTCCTCTTGAGCCAATTAATTGCCAGCCTTCAACTAATGGGCCTTATTCAGTAAATCCACAACCAACTTCTGTTTCTTCTGATAATAAATTAAGCAGTTGGTACCAGACATCAGCACATCACTGGCTGGTCCCTGTAATGTCTCCTTCTGAAGGACTCATCTATAAGCCTTACCCTGGGCCTGGATTTATTTATGGAGGATGTGGACCTTATGGTCCAATGGCTCCAATGATGAACCCATCCTATGGATTTCCAGCTTCTGTTCATCAAGGGATTGGAGCCCTTCCTACCACTCCCATGGTTGGTGGTTCCTTCTTCCCCCCTTATGGCATGCCAGTCATGAACCCGGGTATGTCAGGTTTTGCTGTCGATCAAGTTAACTGGTACACAGGAGATCCGAATCAATTATCAGGAGGTGTGGCCGCTTCCAATATACAGCATCAAACTTCATATGATGTTTCAACACAGAGAGATAGAGATGAAAATCAAACTGTTTCACGAACTGCCAAGTCTCAAGCACCTAAAAGGAGTGAAGTACAAGTAAGTACTGCAAGCAGTCCTGTCTGTAGTCCTACTAGCAAAGTGCAAGGAAATAAGGTCAATCGAACTGCTGAAAGCCACAATGTACTTTCACTTTTCCCTGTAGCTCAGCCGCTTGTAGAGGAAGGTCCTCAACCTTCAGACTCCGACCAAACACGTGTAATTCGAGTTGTCCCACACAATAGAAGATCTGCAAACGAATCAGCTGCTCGAATTTTCCAATCTATTCAAAATGAGAGAAAACAGTATGACTCAATTTAG